One genomic window of Citrobacter sp. Marseille-Q6884 includes the following:
- a CDS encoding DUF3300 domain-containing protein, translating to MKLPFKPHLLVLLCSAGLFAASGVMFVKIRATEPAAPAPIAQQPSTPAPAPVAAPAPADQPAPAPAPAPTYTAAQIDQWVAPIALYPDSLLSQILMASTYPANVIQAAQWSKDNPKMQGDPAIQAVASQPWDPSVKSLVAFPQLMSLMGENPPWVQSLGDAFLAQPKDVMDSVQRLRVLAQQTGALQSTPQQTVTTVAKAAPAKTVTSGSTTSSTTTTATTATTSPTVIKIESADPQVVYVPTYNPNTVYGTWPNTAYPPTYLPPTPGEQFGSSFVNGLGFSLGVATTYAIFSNIDWDDDDDDWDHHHNDDWDNHGGYNRNGDNNININVDNFNKISGQRLTDANRTWQHNPAYREGVPYPNNQLNNRFHSTNTATGLSSTQQQRPVNRDSQRQAAMNQMEKSTGKTFPQTARTGTKDAQRQASNQQLKQISQRNNYRGYDTKPQTAKRANTQQRENRQVATQRQEKRVSQPTQQRNVQQRNIQQRTSQPRANALSGNDSRSGSWQSQQQRGAQSRQIARNQPSRQPSGGRAEHRELRHR from the coding sequence CCGGCGCCCGCTCCCGTAGCAGCCCCAGCACCGGCCGACCAACCGGCGCCTGCACCTGCACCTGCGCCAACGTACACGGCAGCACAAATCGATCAGTGGGTTGCGCCTATCGCGCTCTACCCGGACTCGCTGTTGTCGCAAATTTTGATGGCATCGACCTACCCGGCCAACGTCATTCAGGCCGCGCAGTGGTCAAAAGACAATCCCAAAATGCAGGGTGATCCCGCTATTCAGGCCGTTGCCAGCCAACCCTGGGATCCCAGCGTGAAATCACTGGTTGCCTTTCCTCAGTTGATGTCGCTGATGGGGGAGAACCCGCCGTGGGTACAAAGCCTGGGTGATGCTTTCCTCGCACAACCGAAAGACGTTATGGATTCCGTTCAACGCCTGCGTGTACTGGCGCAGCAAACCGGAGCGTTGCAATCAACACCGCAACAGACCGTCACCACCGTGGCAAAAGCGGCGCCGGCTAAAACCGTTACCAGCGGCTCGACGACAAGTTCCACCACTACGACCGCTACAACCGCCACAACAAGTCCAACAGTTATCAAGATTGAATCCGCCGATCCGCAGGTGGTGTACGTCCCCACCTATAACCCGAATACGGTGTACGGTACCTGGCCCAACACCGCCTATCCGCCAACCTATCTGCCCCCTACCCCTGGCGAGCAGTTTGGTAGCAGCTTCGTGAACGGTTTAGGCTTCAGCCTGGGTGTCGCCACAACGTATGCCATCTTCAGTAACATCGACTGGGATGATGATGACGACGACTGGGACCACCATCATAATGATGACTGGGATAACCATGGCGGTTATAACCGCAACGGTGATAACAACATCAATATCAACGTTGATAACTTCAATAAAATCAGCGGGCAACGCCTGACGGACGCCAACCGTACCTGGCAGCATAACCCGGCCTACCGTGAGGGTGTGCCGTACCCCAATAACCAGCTCAACAATCGCTTCCACTCCACGAATACGGCGACGGGATTAAGTTCAACCCAGCAACAAAGACCGGTCAACCGTGATAGCCAGCGTCAGGCAGCCATGAACCAAATGGAGAAATCGACGGGGAAAACATTCCCGCAGACGGCACGTACGGGAACGAAAGACGCCCAACGTCAGGCATCGAATCAACAGTTGAAGCAAATTTCCCAGCGTAACAACTACCGCGGTTACGATACCAAACCGCAAACGGCAAAACGGGCTAACACTCAGCAACGAGAGAATCGCCAGGTCGCTACCCAGCGACAGGAGAAACGGGTTTCGCAACCCACGCAGCAACGCAATGTCCAACAGCGCAACATTCAACAGCGAACCAGTCAGCCGCGCGCCAATGCGCTGAGTGGTAACGACAGCCGTTCAGGCAGTTGGCAGTCGCAACAGCAGCGAGGAGCCCAGAGCCGACAGATAGCTCGCAACCAGCCATCACGTCAGCCATCTGGCGGCCGTGCTGAACACCGTGAATTACGTCATCGTTAA